Sequence from the Ereboglobus luteus genome:
ACGACGCTTCCGGCCTTTCCTCATCCAGCAATTTGCCCTTAAGCCATTTTTGCCGAGTTCCCGTAGCCCCGTTTATTTTCACCAGAAAAACAAAACAGCCATGCCGAAACATTCGCTGATTATTCTCTGCCTCGCGGCCACCGCCCTTGCCGCCACAATCGGAGCCGCCCCGGAAAAGTTCTCGGGATCAACGCCCCTTCAATGGTCGGTGCGCTACGCAAACTCCGAGGCCTCGCGCCTCTCCGCCACCAATGAATACGGCATGCCCAAAGGCAAGTGGAACTACGCCAATTTTCTCGAACTGCGCTCGATGCTCTATCTCGACGACCGCCTCGCCGAACCCAAGCCGCGCTACCGTGCCTTTGTCCAAGCCACCACCGATTCGTTTCTCTCCGATGACGGCAGGAGCGTGGCCAGGTTCAAACCCGGGGAATACAGCATCGACGACATCGCGCCCGGCGTGACTGTGCAGTATCTTTATCGCACCGACAAAAACGAGCGCTACCGCAACACCATCGAACTCATGCGCCGCCAGCTCGACCCCGGCAAACATCCGCGCGTGAGCGAGGGCGCATTCTGGCACAAGAAACGCTACCCTCACCAAATCTGGCTCGACGGTCTCTACATGGGTTCGCCCCTCTACGCCGAATACACCGCAACCCTCGAAGCTCCCGAAAAACGCCAGGCCGCCTACGACGACATCGCCCTGCAATTCCGCATCAGCGCCAAGCACACCCACGACAAAAAAACCGGACTCTATTACCACGCGTGGGACGAATCCCGCGAACAAGGCTGGGCCAACAAGGAAACAGGCCAGTCGCCCAATTTCTGGAGCCGCGCCATCGGCTGGTATTCCATGGCGATTGTCGATGTGCTCGATTTTCTTCCCGATGAAACCGCCGCCGACAAGACCCGGCGCGCCGAGCTTATCACCATCCTGAAAAGCGTTCTCGACGGCGTTATCAAATATCAGGACCCCGAGTCCGGCTGCTGGTGGCAGGTCACCGACCAGGCACATCGCCGCGGCAACTACCTCGAAGCCACCGCCACGGCCATGTTTGCCTACACGATGGCCAAGGCCATGAATCACGGCTACATCGACCGCGCTACCTACGAGGCTCCCGCGCTCAAGGCCTACGGCGGGCTCATCGAAACGCTCGTCAAGGTCAACGCCGACGGCTCCATTGATCTCACGCAATGCTGCGCGGTCGCCGGCCTCGGCTACGGACGCGACGGTTCATACGAATACTATCTCAGCGAACCCATCATCAACAACGACCCCAAGGGCTCCGGTCCGTTTATTCTCGCCGGCATCGAATTCGACCGGCTCCTCGACATCAACGAAACGCCAAAAACACTTCCCTCCAGCCCCGTTTTTAAAATCGGCACCATCCGCGCAACTCCGCAGAAACGCCTCTCGCGCGAGGAACTCAACGCCGTCGCGGCCGCCGCGAACGATCCCTGGGCTCGCGTGCCCGGCATCCTCTCACGTATCAACGCACCGGGTTTCCCCGACCGCGTGTATTCAATCGTTGAATACGGCGCGCCCGTTGACGGCAAGGGCGACTCGACCGAGGCGATCCGCCGCGCCATCTCCGCCTGCAACACCGCCGGGGGCGGCACCGTGCTCGTCCCGCCCGGCACTTTTGTCACCGGCCCGATTTACCTGAAGAGCAACGTCAACCTCCACCTCGAGGGCGGTTCGCGCCTCCTTTTCAAAACCGATCCCGACGCCTACATGCCCGTTGTCTTCACGCGCTGGGAAGGCGTCGAGCTGATGAATTTCTCGCCGCTCATCTACGCCTATGAGGAAGAAAACATCGCGATCACCGGCGACGGCGTTCTCGACGGTCAGGCGGGCAATGAAAACTGGTGGCCGATGAGCGACATCGCCAAGGGCAGGCGCCCCGGCGTCGCCAGCCGCAAAAAACTCATGCGCGAGGCTAATGAGCCCATTGAAAAAATGGATCCCAACAAACGCGTTTACGGCAAAGGCGAAACACTCCGCCCGCCGTTCATCCAAACCTACAAATGCGAAAACATCCTCATCGAAGGCATCACGCTCAACCGCATGCCATTCTGGGGAATTCATCCCGTGCTCTGCACCAACACCATCATTCGCGGAGTCAAAATCGTCTCGCACGGTCCCAACAACGACGGCATCGACCCCGAGTCCTGCACCGACATGCTCATCGAAAACGTGCATTTCGACACCGGCGATGATTGCATCGCAATCAAGTCGGGTCGCAACAACGACGGCCGCCGCCTCAACGCGCCCTCGCAAAACATCATCATCCGCAACTGCGTGATGAAGGACGGCCACGGCGGTGTTGCCATCGGCAGCGAAATCAGCGGCGGCTGCCGCAATGTCTACATTGAGGACTGCCGCATGGACAGCCCCAACCTCGAACGAGCCCTTCGCATCAAAACCAACGCCGTGCGCGGCGGCGTGATCGACAACATCAACATGCGCAACACCCGTGTCGGTCGTGTCTCCGACTCCGTCGTAAGCATCAACTTCTGGTATGAGGAGGCGGACAAGGGCGGGCACATGCCAACCGTGCGCAACATCACCGTTCAAAACATCACCAGCCAGTCCAGCCCGCGAGCCCTCACCTTCAAGGGATTTCCCGACAACCCAATCCGCTACGTGACCCTGCGCGACTGCACCTTCAATGGAGTCGAAGGTGCTGACATCATCCAGCACATTGAGGGGCTTGTTCAGGAAAACGTGACCATCAACCGCATCACCGCCGCGAACAAACCTTCGGCCTCCAAAAAGAAAAAGTAATAATGAGGCAAAGCGCAGAAACACCATTCTTATCACTCAACTCAAACCATCCCAATCGCATGTAGTCCAAAATGACCATAACCCGCACTTGCCCTCCCTACTGTAAATAGTCCCACTTTCCACAACCCGCAACTAACAACCCAACACAATATGAGCCAGCCCTCCCAACCCGCGCAAAAGATGACAAATTACCGATGGGCAATTTGCATCCTTTTGTTCTTCGCCACCACAATCAACTATCTCGACCGGCAAGTTCTTTCGCTGACTTGGGATGAGTTTATCAAACCTGAATTCCACTGGAACGACGATCACTACGGCAACATCACCGCCGTGTTCTCCTTCGTGTATGCCTTCTCGATGCTTTTTGCGGGGCGCTTCATCGACTGGATGGGATCCAGGAAGGGATATCTGTGGGCGATTGGATTCTGGTCGGTCGGT
This genomic interval carries:
- a CDS encoding glycoside hydrolase family 88 protein — encoded protein: MPKHSLIILCLAATALAATIGAAPEKFSGSTPLQWSVRYANSEASRLSATNEYGMPKGKWNYANFLELRSMLYLDDRLAEPKPRYRAFVQATTDSFLSDDGRSVARFKPGEYSIDDIAPGVTVQYLYRTDKNERYRNTIELMRRQLDPGKHPRVSEGAFWHKKRYPHQIWLDGLYMGSPLYAEYTATLEAPEKRQAAYDDIALQFRISAKHTHDKKTGLYYHAWDESREQGWANKETGQSPNFWSRAIGWYSMAIVDVLDFLPDETAADKTRRAELITILKSVLDGVIKYQDPESGCWWQVTDQAHRRGNYLEATATAMFAYTMAKAMNHGYIDRATYEAPALKAYGGLIETLVKVNADGSIDLTQCCAVAGLGYGRDGSYEYYLSEPIINNDPKGSGPFILAGIEFDRLLDINETPKTLPSSPVFKIGTIRATPQKRLSREELNAVAAAANDPWARVPGILSRINAPGFPDRVYSIVEYGAPVDGKGDSTEAIRRAISACNTAGGGTVLVPPGTFVTGPIYLKSNVNLHLEGGSRLLFKTDPDAYMPVVFTRWEGVELMNFSPLIYAYEEENIAITGDGVLDGQAGNENWWPMSDIAKGRRPGVASRKKLMREANEPIEKMDPNKRVYGKGETLRPPFIQTYKCENILIEGITLNRMPFWGIHPVLCTNTIIRGVKIVSHGPNNDGIDPESCTDMLIENVHFDTGDDCIAIKSGRNNDGRRLNAPSQNIIIRNCVMKDGHGGVAIGSEISGGCRNVYIEDCRMDSPNLERALRIKTNAVRGGVIDNINMRNTRVGRVSDSVVSINFWYEEADKGGHMPTVRNITVQNITSQSSPRALTFKGFPDNPIRYVTLRDCTFNGVEGADIIQHIEGLVQENVTINRITAANKPSASKKKK